The genomic window TAATTGATGGTGAAAAAGCACTTCTTTTTGGTCCATTTGCGGGATTTTCAACACGTTTCCTTAAAAATGGTTCTTATTTAGATTTGCCGATGTCTATTAAACCAAACAATTTAATTCCGATGCTGGCTGCAGGATATCATAATATTCCATTAACGAAATATTTGATCGAGCAGGTGCGTCAGTCTCCAAAAGACAGAATGAAAGCTTTACGCGAATATCTTCCAACAGCGCGCTCAAAAGACTGGAAATTAGAAAAAGCAGGACAGCGTGTTCAGGTTATTAAAAAAGATGAAAAAGAAGGTGGAGTTTTAGAATTTGGTACAGAAGTCATTAATACGCATGACGGAACTTTAGCAGTTCTATTAGGTGCTTCTCCAGGTGCATCTACGGCTGTAGCAATTATGGTTGATTTGGTAAGCAGATGTTTTACAAATCAAATTAAAACACCAGAATGGCAAGCAAAATTAAAAACAATGATTCCGTCTTACGGACAAACTTTAAATGATAAGCCAGAGCTTTTAGAACAGCTTAGAAAACAAACAGCGGAAGTTTTAAAATTAAATTAAGCTTCTCATATTTCAATATTAAAAACAAATCCAGATGAATTAATCTGGATTTGTTGCTTTTAAGTCGGTTGTGTTTTTTAGAATCTTTTCTGCTAGATTGCTCATCCAGATTAATTGTTCAATTACCATTTGCGCTTCTTGCATTTTGGCTTGACGTGTTTCTTTGTCTAAATCATCATCTTCGGCTAAACGAGTAAAATGTCTGCGTTTTAATTCTTCAAACTGTAAAGTCACATCTTCTTTTTCGAAAAAAGTATCTTGTATCACAACTTCGTTTCTTAAAACGGAAATTGAATGATCTAGATTAGCTAGAATGGTTTTGATAATATAATTGAAAGAATCTGATGCAGATGTTGTTTGGTGCGACTGGATATAAGTTGACAGCGATGCTAAAGCAGACAATAAGGAGTGATTTAAAACCACCAACTTATTTACCAATGGCATTGTTTTTTGTTTTGACTTAGGTTCCTGCATCATACGCTGAAAAGAAGTCATTAAATTCCCTATTTCAACAAACGCATTTTTTCTTGCTAGACGATACGAAGTCGGCACTTCACCTTTTTTATTATAAAAATCGGCAATTTCTTTTAAGTAATTTCTATTGGCGCGAATTGTATTTTCAATATGAATAGGCGTATTGATGAATTCCCAAGCAGGCCATAAAAACTGATTGGCAATAAAAGCTAAAGTTGCTCCTGCAAGTGTATCTAATATTCTGTATTGAATAACTTCATTGATGTCTGGAGTTAAAATTCCGTAGATAAAAACGACATACATCGTAACAAATGTCGCACTGATCTTGTAATTGATTTGCGTAAATGAAATTCCAAGAAGCATACATATAATAGAGAAAATACTCAATGCAACATGGTTCTGAATGACAGATACGATTCCGAAAGCTATAATTCCTCCCAAAACAGTACCGAACATTCTATTGTATGATCTTTCTTTGGTTAAACCATAACCAGGACGCATGATTACTACAATAGTAAGAAGAATCCAATATACGTTTTGAAATGGCAGAACCTGTCCGAGAAAGAAACCAATCAAAATAGTAATCGTTAATCGTATCGAATGTCTGAAAATAGAAGAAGAATAGCTTAAGTTTTCAATTAAAGTTCGTAACGGATAATATTGTGGTGTTAAGAATTTTTCAAGCTCTTTGTCTTGATCTTTCAGTTTGTAGGATTGCATTGCCAAAGAAAGCGCACGCTGAATCGTTTTAATTTTTCCAACCTGATTTTTAGCATATTTCAGCATATTGGTCAGCATTAAAACACCTTCTGCGGCTTCTTCTTTTCCTAATGATTTTTCGTAATCAAAAATGGCAAATTCCAGTGCGTCCAATTCATTTTTTAAATCATGTTTGTCAACATAAACGCTAATATGGCTGACATTTTTCGAAAGTTTTTTTAGAGTTGAAGCCAATTTGTATGCAACATTCTGATATGTTCTTAAAACATCAGGATGCTTGGCAAATTTTTCATGAAGTTTGCTGTGGTCGAAAGAAGTATATAGCGCTAATTCTTGAATTTCTACTAAAGTGATAAAAACCAAAAGCATTTTTCGGTTTTGGCTTGTAGTTCCAGATGCATTCTGGTTTCCGATAAGCATTTTTCTTAAATCTTCGTGAATAAGATTCAATTCTACCTGTACAGCCAGCTGTTTTTCGATAATAGCGGTTCTATTAGCCTCGGGACTCCATAAATCACCTCTTAACTTGAGGTATTTGGCAGTAAGTTTTATTCCTTCGGCAATTTGTAATTCTACATATTTATAAGGCTGTACAAAATGGAAAACCAGAGACACTATTAAATATAGAATTCCTCCAATAAAAATGAAGCCTGAATATTCAAAAGCTTCCCAACCTTCGTGCAAATGTCCGAAGGATAAGGAAATCGATAATAAGGCAGAGAAAGAAATTAAAGTGGCTCGCTGTCCGTAAACCGAAATCATAGAACATAAAAACAGTAGGAAACCTAAAAATATATAAAAAAGTATGGGAAATGGATAAACGAGATTTACCAAAAGATTAACTCCAGAAACAATAAAAGAAGCTGCAATTAACCCTTTTATCTTATGGCTAAGAGAACTCGGAATATCGCTGGGATACGTATAAAATGCACCAAGCGCAATTGTAAAACCAATTTCGAAATGACCTAGAAAATTTAAAACTAAAACAGGAACAACAGAAGCAATAGTTACTTTAGAAGCATTGAGAAAGGAAGTACTGTTAGTAAATTTCGAAATTCTATCAATCATAAAAAGAGGTTTACTAACAAAGGTAAGAATTGTAGGAGTGATTTTGGCATAATTATGGATGAGATTTTTAGTAACAGGTAAAAAATATGATATAATGCCGTATAAGAATTATTCATTGACTATTTTTTACTATTTTTGCCAGCTGAAATATCAGAACTTTAATTCTGGTTTTTCAGCACATTAAAACATAAATAAAAACAAATGATTTTACCAATTGTAGGATACGGTGATCCTGTTTTAAGAAAAGTTGGACAAGATATTACACCAGAATATCCAAACCTAAAAGAAACGATCGCAAATATGTACGAGACGATGTACAATGCGTATGGAGTTGGACTTGCAGCACCGCAAGTTGGACTGCCAATTCGTTTGTTTGTGATAGATACAACGCCTTTTAGTGATGATGAGGATCTTCCTTCAGAGGAACAAAAAGATTTGAAAGGCTTCAAGAAGACTTTTATCAATGCTAAAATCGTTAAAGAAGAAGGAGAAGAGTGGGGGTTTAATGAAGGCTGTTTGAGTATTCCAGATGTGCGTGAAGACGTTTACAGAAAACCAACTGTTACAATCGAGTATTGTGAAGAAGATTTCGTAATGAAAACGGAAGTTTTTGACGGATTAATCGCAAGAGTTATCCAGCACGAATATGATCATATTGAAGGAATCTTGTTTACAGATAAAATTTCTTCTCTTAAAAAGCGTTTGATCCAAAAGAAATTGAAAAACATTACTGAAGGAAAAACGTCTCAAGAATATAGAATGAAATTTTTCGCAGCTAAAAAAGCAAGATAAGTTTTCTAAATACTTAGAAACAAAAAATAAATAAAATTCTTAATACTAATTTTAATAAAAATGAATTTAACGAAAATTTTAGCCATTTCAGGAAAACCAGGTTTATACGAATTAAAAGTACAAACTCGTACAGGTTTTGTGGCGGAATCATTAATTGATGGGAAGAAGATTACTGTAAATCTAAAAAGCAATGTAAGTTTATTGTCTGAAATTTCGATTTATACTTATGAAGGCGAAAAACCGTTAACTGAAGTAATGCAGCAGATTGCCGTTAAAGAAAACAAAGGACAAGCTATCTCTCATAAAGAAGATAATGCTACTTTGTCTGCATATTTTAAACAAATTCTTCCAGATTACGACGAAGAAAGAGTTTATCCATCGGATATCAAAAAAGTATTAAGCTGGTACAACACGCTTCAAGCAAAAGGTTTAGTTACAGATTTAGCTCCTGCAGCTGAAGAACCAAAAGAAGAAGCTCCAGTTGCTGCTGAAAAACCTAAAAAAGCTCCAGCGGCTAAGAAAGCTAAAGCTAAAAAAGAAGAATAGTAGTTTTTCTTTAAACATATATAATCCTGTTAAGATGTTTTCTTGACAGGATTTTTTAATTTTACAGAATCGAGTTTAAATCAAAAGAAACTTCAAAATGAGCAGAGAAAACCAGTTAAAAGCATTTGAGAGATTATTGAATATCATGGATGAACTTCGTGAGCAATGTCCGTGGGATAAAAAACAAACTCTCCAGACATTAAGACATTTGACAATTGAAGAAACTTACGAACTGGGAGATGCTATTCTGGATAATGATTTAAATGAAGTTAAAAAAGAATTGGGAGATTTACTGCTTCACATTGTTTTCTATGCCAAAATAGGCAGTGAAACTAACGATTTTGATATTGCTGATGTCTGTAATGAAATCTGCGATAAATTGATTCATCGTCATCCTCATATCTATGGAGACGTGAAAGTAGAAAATGAAGAAGAGGTAAAACAAAACTGGGAAAAATTAAAACTTAAAGAAGGCAAGAAGTCTGTTTTAGAAGGCGTTCCGAGAAGTCTTCCTGCTTTAGTGAAAGCAAGTCGAATTCAAGATAAGGTAAAAGGAGTGGGGTTTGATTGGGAAGAACCTCATCAGGTTTGGGATAAAGTGCAAGAAGAATTACAGGAATTACAAGACGAAGTAAAATCGGGAAACCAAGACAAAATCGAAGATGAATTCGGAGATGTTTTGTTTTCGATGATTAATTACGCTCGATTTTTGAATGTAAATCCGGAAGATGCTTTAGAAAGAACCAATAAAAAATTCATTAAACGTTTTCAGTACCTGGAAAGTAAAGCCAACGAATTAGGGAAACCATTAATGGATATGACACTAACAGAAATGGATGTTTTTTGGAATGAAGCTAAAAAACTTTAGTTGTCGGCCAATTTCTTTAAAGCGCGAACATCTTTAAGCATAATTTTTTTGCCAACTAACTCTATTAATCCTAATTTATTAAAATCAGATAATAAACGAATACAGCTTTCTGTTGCAGTACCAATGATACCCGCAAGTTCTTCTCTTGTTAGCTGAACTTTAAGTGTTTTGTCAGCATCTTCACCAAATTCATCATGTAGATGGAGTAAAGTTTCGGCAAGTCTCTGCTTAACAGTTTTTTGAACTAAAGCAATTTTTTCGTTCTCAGATTCCTTTAAATCTTCACAAACAGACTGCATCATATTTAAAGAAAACTGATTGTTATTATTAAAGAAATTGATGATTTCAGTTTTAGGAATAAAACAAACCTCCATGTCGGCAATTGCTTTTGCAGTCAAATTTGCAGGCTCATTGCTAATCATAGAACGCTGTCCAAGAAGTTCTCCAGATTTGACCAATTTTACAATTTGATCTTTTCCGTTTGCACTCAATTTTGAAAGCTTTCCAACGCCATCTTTTACACAGAAAACGCCATTGGTTACTTCGCCTTCTTCAAAAAGAGCTTCACCTTTTTTTATTTTATAGGTCGTTTTACTGCTGGCTAATTTAATTACTTCTTCTTTGTTAAGGGCTTTTAATGAGCTTAGCTGGCGTACAATGCATTGATCACATTTATTCATGACAATATTTGTTTGCTGCAAAAATAAGGATATTTGAGGGTTTTTAACCACCTTTATAAGGTAAATTTATTATAAATTAGGGTTAACTGCAATTTGAGCTTTTTATTTTATAAATTTAGGAATCCGATTTCAAAATAACATGACAATTATCATCTTAATAATTGTGCTTTAAGTGGAAATTTGCATGAAATAAAAACAAGTTTATGAGGGAGCAAAGTTGTTTTCATTGTGGTTTAACTATTGAACAAAATGAAGAAATTGATTTTGATGATAAGAAGTTTTGTTGCACAGGCTGTAAAACAGTTTACGAAATTTTCAGCATCAATGACCTGACATCGTATTATGATTTTGAAAAGTCTCCAGGCGCCACTCCGCAAGACATTAAAGGGAAATATGATTTTTTAGAAAATGAAACTATACTCGCAAAGGTTTTAGAGTTTCAAGAAGGAAACACATCGATTGTTTCATTAAATATTCCGCATATTCACTGCAGTTCTTGTATTTGGATATTAGAAAACCTAAATCGCCTTCAGTCAGGAATTAGTACCTCTCAAGTTAACTTTCATGAAAAGAAAGTTAGAATTACGTTTAATTCTGATGTAGTTTCTTTAAAAGAAATAGTTTATCTTCTAAGTTCTATAGGTTATGAGCCTTATATTAGTTTAGAAAATTACGGAACTGCAAAAGCAAAAGTCGACAGAAGTTTAACCTATAAATTGGGTGTTGCATTTTTCTGTTTCGGAAATATTATGCTGCTTTCATTTCCAGAATATTTCGAAATGAAAGAATTCTGGTTAGATAGTTATAAACCGTTTTTTCGATTACTTATTTTTCTCCTAGCATTACCCACTTTTTTATACTCAGCGAGCGGATATTATGTTTCTGCATACCATAGTATTAGAACGAGAATGCTTAATATTGATATTCCGATCGCATTGGGAATTATCGTGATGTTTATTCGTAGCACATATGATATGCTGATGGATCACGGTCCAGGATTTTTTGACAGTTTGGCCAGCTTGATATTTTTTATGCTTCTTGGCAAAATGTTTCAGATTAAAACCTATAGTTTTTTAAGTTTCGAAAGGGATTTTAAATCCTATTTTCCAATCGCCGTTACCAAAATCAATAAAGATACTTCAGAAGAAAACGTTGCCATTTATGATGTTCTTAAAGGAGACCGATTGCTAATAAGAAATCAGGAACTTATTCCAGTTGATGGAATTTTAATAAGCGAAAGCGCTGAAATTGATTATAGCTTTGTTACAGGAGAAGCAGTCCCAATTACTAAAAAATCTGGTGATAAAGTCTTTGCTGGAGGAAAGCAAATTGGTAAAGTGATCGAAATGGAAGTTTTACATTCGGTTTCTCAAAGTTATTTAACCCAATTGTGGAGTAACGAAATCTTTCAGAAAAAAGTAGACCAAAAGCACAAAACCATAACAGATGCGATAAGCCGATATTTTACCCCCATATTATTGCTCATTGCATTTGCTGGTTTTGGTTATTGGATTTTTATAGATGCAAATATTGCTTTTAATGTTTTTACAGCAGTATTGATTGTAGCTTGCCCTTGTGCATTGGCTCTAACTGCTCCGTTTACTTTTGGAAACATATTAAGAATTTTAGGTAAAAAGAAATTCTATTTAAAAAATGCTGTGGTAATCGAACAGCTTGCCAAAGTTGATACTATTGTTTTTGATAAAACAGGAACAATTACGACCAACAAGAAATCAAATATAATGTATGAAGGTGATCTTATTTCAGATTCAGATACTGTATTGATAAAAAATGTATTACGAGGTTCAAATCATCCGTTAAGCCGAATGCTTTATGATTTTCTTCCAGAAGCTAAACGTATTAATATTGAAGATTTCCAAGAAATTACAGGAAAAGGAATTTTAGCAGTTGCTGAGGGTAAAGAAATTAGAGTTGGTTCAGGACAATTTGTAGATGATATAGTTGTGGACGGTTCAGAAATAGAAAAAACGGCACTACATATTAAGATAGAAGGGATGTATTTTGGAAAGTTTACGTTCCAGAACCAATATAGAGAAGGTTTAGAAAAACTTTTCACGAATCTGAGCAAAGATTACCAAATAAAAGTACTTTCTGGTGACAATGATGGCGAAAGGTCAAATCTGGAAGCTATACTGCCAAAAGGTACCGAATTGATATTCAATCAAAAACCAGAGCAAAAACTCGAATATATCAAACAGCTTCAAGAAAAAGGGCAAAATGTAATGATGGTAGGAGATGGATTAAATGATGCTGGAGCATTGGCACAGGGCAATGTTGGGATTTCGATATCAGAAAATGTAAATGTTTTTTCGCCTGCATGTGATGCTATTTTGGATGCAACAGAATTTTCGCGTCTCAATTACTTTTTAAAGCTTTCTCACAAAGCAATTTTGATTATAAAGATGAGTTTTGGTCTTTCATTGCTCTATAACGTTGTTGGACTTGCATTTGCGGTTACAGGAAATCTGCTTCCACTGGTTGCTGCGATCATTATGCCATTGAGTACAATTACGATTGTAAGTTTTGTGACTTTTATGTCTAACTATTTCAGCAACAGAAATTTAGAATGATTTTAAATTATTGGAGGACATATTTTATTAAATTTAACATAACTAATCGTCTATGATAATTATCATATTTTATGCGCCTTTAACAAACTAATTTTGTTAACATAAATCCTAAGGTATGAGTGTTATTTATCTATTAATTTCAGTAAGTATTTTTGTGGCAATCTGTTTCTTTATTGCCTTTATCGCAGCTGTCAAGTCTGGACAGTATGACGATGATTATACGCCTTCAGTCAGAATTCTTTTTGATGACGAAACCAAAATTAATTCCCAAAATAATAATTTACCAATCGAAGAAAAACAAGTATAATTATGGAAATGGAACAGTTTTATTACGACAACAAAATTGTAAAAAAATTCATTTACGCCACAATACTCTTTGGTGTTGTGGGTATGTTAGTGGGGCTTACCTTAGCGGTAATGTACCTTTTTCCCAACATGACAGATGGGATTTCGTGGCTTAGTTACGGCCGTTTAAGACCATTACACACCAATGCGGTTATTTTTGCCTTTGTGGGTAATGCCTTCTTTGCGGGTATGTACTACTCGCTGCAAAGATTGCTAAA from Flavobacterium sp. KACC 22763 includes these protein-coding regions:
- a CDS encoding FUSC family protein, yielding MIDRISKFTNSTSFLNASKVTIASVVPVLVLNFLGHFEIGFTIALGAFYTYPSDIPSSLSHKIKGLIAASFIVSGVNLLVNLVYPFPILFYIFLGFLLFLCSMISVYGQRATLISFSALLSISLSFGHLHEGWEAFEYSGFIFIGGILYLIVSLVFHFVQPYKYVELQIAEGIKLTAKYLKLRGDLWSPEANRTAIIEKQLAVQVELNLIHEDLRKMLIGNQNASGTTSQNRKMLLVFITLVEIQELALYTSFDHSKLHEKFAKHPDVLRTYQNVAYKLASTLKKLSKNVSHISVYVDKHDLKNELDALEFAIFDYEKSLGKEEAAEGVLMLTNMLKYAKNQVGKIKTIQRALSLAMQSYKLKDQDKELEKFLTPQYYPLRTLIENLSYSSSIFRHSIRLTITILIGFFLGQVLPFQNVYWILLTIVVIMRPGYGLTKERSYNRMFGTVLGGIIAFGIVSVIQNHVALSIFSIICMLLGISFTQINYKISATFVTMYVVFIYGILTPDINEVIQYRILDTLAGATLAFIANQFLWPAWEFINTPIHIENTIRANRNYLKEIADFYNKKGEVPTSYRLARKNAFVEIGNLMTSFQRMMQEPKSKQKTMPLVNKLVVLNHSLLSALASLSTYIQSHQTTSASDSFNYIIKTILANLDHSISVLRNEVVIQDTFFEKEDVTLQFEELKRRHFTRLAEDDDLDKETRQAKMQEAQMVIEQLIWMSNLAEKILKNTTDLKATNPD
- the def gene encoding peptide deformylase, which gives rise to MILPIVGYGDPVLRKVGQDITPEYPNLKETIANMYETMYNAYGVGLAAPQVGLPIRLFVIDTTPFSDDEDLPSEEQKDLKGFKKTFINAKIVKEEGEEWGFNEGCLSIPDVREDVYRKPTVTIEYCEEDFVMKTEVFDGLIARVIQHEYDHIEGILFTDKISSLKKRLIQKKLKNITEGKTSQEYRMKFFAAKKAR
- a CDS encoding heavy metal translocating P-type ATPase; protein product: MREQSCFHCGLTIEQNEEIDFDDKKFCCTGCKTVYEIFSINDLTSYYDFEKSPGATPQDIKGKYDFLENETILAKVLEFQEGNTSIVSLNIPHIHCSSCIWILENLNRLQSGISTSQVNFHEKKVRITFNSDVVSLKEIVYLLSSIGYEPYISLENYGTAKAKVDRSLTYKLGVAFFCFGNIMLLSFPEYFEMKEFWLDSYKPFFRLLIFLLALPTFLYSASGYYVSAYHSIRTRMLNIDIPIALGIIVMFIRSTYDMLMDHGPGFFDSLASLIFFMLLGKMFQIKTYSFLSFERDFKSYFPIAVTKINKDTSEENVAIYDVLKGDRLLIRNQELIPVDGILISESAEIDYSFVTGEAVPITKKSGDKVFAGGKQIGKVIEMEVLHSVSQSYLTQLWSNEIFQKKVDQKHKTITDAISRYFTPILLLIAFAGFGYWIFIDANIAFNVFTAVLIVACPCALALTAPFTFGNILRILGKKKFYLKNAVVIEQLAKVDTIVFDKTGTITTNKKSNIMYEGDLISDSDTVLIKNVLRGSNHPLSRMLYDFLPEAKRINIEDFQEITGKGILAVAEGKEIRVGSGQFVDDIVVDGSEIEKTALHIKIEGMYFGKFTFQNQYREGLEKLFTNLSKDYQIKVLSGDNDGERSNLEAILPKGTELIFNQKPEQKLEYIKQLQEKGQNVMMVGDGLNDAGALAQGNVGISISENVNVFSPACDAILDATEFSRLNYFLKLSHKAILIIKMSFGLSLLYNVVGLAFAVTGNLLPLVAAIIMPLSTITIVSFVTFMSNYFSNRNLE
- the mazG gene encoding nucleoside triphosphate pyrophosphohydrolase, with translation MSRENQLKAFERLLNIMDELREQCPWDKKQTLQTLRHLTIEETYELGDAILDNDLNEVKKELGDLLLHIVFYAKIGSETNDFDIADVCNEICDKLIHRHPHIYGDVKVENEEEVKQNWEKLKLKEGKKSVLEGVPRSLPALVKASRIQDKVKGVGFDWEEPHQVWDKVQEELQELQDEVKSGNQDKIEDEFGDVLFSMINYARFLNVNPEDALERTNKKFIKRFQYLESKANELGKPLMDMTLTEMDVFWNEAKKL
- the ccoS gene encoding cbb3-type cytochrome oxidase assembly protein CcoS, giving the protein MSVIYLLISVSIFVAICFFIAFIAAVKSGQYDDDYTPSVRILFDDETKINSQNNNLPIEEKQV
- a CDS encoding Crp/Fnr family transcriptional regulator, which codes for MNKCDQCIVRQLSSLKALNKEEVIKLASSKTTYKIKKGEALFEEGEVTNGVFCVKDGVGKLSKLSANGKDQIVKLVKSGELLGQRSMISNEPANLTAKAIADMEVCFIPKTEIINFFNNNNQFSLNMMQSVCEDLKESENEKIALVQKTVKQRLAETLLHLHDEFGEDADKTLKVQLTREELAGIIGTATESCIRLLSDFNKLGLIELVGKKIMLKDVRALKKLADN
- a CDS encoding DUF5606 family protein; protein product: MNLTKILAISGKPGLYELKVQTRTGFVAESLIDGKKITVNLKSNVSLLSEISIYTYEGEKPLTEVMQQIAVKENKGQAISHKEDNATLSAYFKQILPDYDEERVYPSDIKKVLSWYNTLQAKGLVTDLAPAAEEPKEEAPVAAEKPKKAPAAKKAKAKKEE